Proteins co-encoded in one Stomoxys calcitrans chromosome 5, idStoCalc2.1, whole genome shotgun sequence genomic window:
- the LOC106088445 gene encoding uncharacterized protein LOC106088445, whose protein sequence is MSKLFFLVGFAILALASSARVVRDAPATPEFNAESVFSAIQDGLKNLGNAFLQAAGATDSKDLEAKATAKLAAAEERIKVWVEGARKDTEHLKDTPMVQDLRAALDKLSSDFKAAHPGLTAEVSEQVNKVNENVEEVVKKIKALEDSEQSKQFKETANKLVDSAKEQLHNLAKEFEAKPQA, encoded by the exons ATGTCGAAATTATTCTTCCTTGTTGGATTCGCCATCCTGGCT CTTGCTTCCTCAGCCCGTGTTGTGCGTGATGCTCCTGCCACTCCCGAATTCAACGCTGAAAGTGTCTTCTCTGCCATTCAGGATGGCCTCAAGAACTTGGGCAATGCTTTCTTGCAAGCTGCTGGTGCCACCGATTCAAAGGATCTTGAAGCCAAAGCCACCGCAAAACTTGCTGCTGCTGAAGAGAGAATTAAAGTCTGGGTTGAAGGTGCTCGCAAGGAT ACTGAGCATTTGAAGGACACCCCCATGGTTCAGGATTTGCGCGCCGCTTTGGACAAACTCAGCAGTGACTTCAAAGCTGCCCATCCCGGTTTGACTGCTGAAGTTTCTGAACAAGTCAACAAGGTCAACGAAAATGTTGAAGAAGTCGTAAAGAAGATCAAGGCCTTGGAGGATTCCGAACAAAGCAAACAATTTAAGGAAACCGCCAACAAATTGGTCGACTCAGCAAAGGAACAACTCCATAATCTGGCCAAGGAATTTGAAGCTAAACCCCAAGCATAA